One window from the genome of Oryza glaberrima chromosome 3, OglaRS2, whole genome shotgun sequence encodes:
- the LOC127766228 gene encoding tubulin beta-7 chain yields the protein MREILHIQGGQCGNQIGAKFWEVICDEHGVDATGRYAGDSDLQLERINVYYNEASGGRYVPRAVLMDLEPGTMDSVRSGPFGQIFRPDNFVFGQSGAGNNWAKGHYTEGAELIDSVLDVVRKEAENCDCLQGFQVCHSLGGGTGSGMGTLLISKIREEYPDRMMLTFSVFPSPKVSDTVVEPYNATLSVHQLVENADECMVLDNEALYDICFRTLKLATPTFGDLNHLISATMSGVTCCLRFPGQLNSDLRKLAVNLIPFPRLHFFMVGFAPLTSRGSQQYRALTVPELTQQMWDAKNMMCAADPRHGRYLTASAMFRGKMSTKEVDEQMLNVQNKNSSYFVEWIPNNVKSSVCDIPPRGLKMAATFVGNSTSIQEMFRRVSEQFTAMFRRKAFLHWYTGEGMDEMEFTEAESNMNDLVAEYQQYQDATADEEYEDEEEEEAEAE from the exons ATGAGGGAGATCCTCCACATCCAGGGCGGGCAGTGCGGGAACCAGATCGGGGCCAAGTTCTGGGAGGTGATCTGCGACGAGCATGGCGTGGACGCGACGGGGCGGTACGCGGGGGACTCCGACCTGCAGCTGGAGCGGATCAACGTCTACTACAacgaggcgagcggcgggagGTACGTGCCCCGCGCCGTGCTCATGGACCTCGAGCCCGGGACCATGGACTCCGTGCGCTCCGGCCCCTTCGGCCAGATCTTCCGCCCCGACAACTTCGTCTTCGGGCAGTCCGGCGCCGGCAACAACTGGGCCAAGGGGCACTACACCGAGGGCGCCGAGCTCATCGACTCCGTCCTCGACGTCGTCCGCAAGGAGGCCGAGAACTGCGACTGCTTACAAG GATTCCAAGTTTGCCATTCATTGGGAGGAGGCACTGGATCTGGCATGGGAACCCTTCTTATTTCTAAGATTAGGGAGGAGTACCCGGATAGAATGATGTTGACATTTTCCGTCTTCCCATCACCAAAGGTCTCGGATACTGTTGTGGAGCCTTACAATGCTACCCTTTCTGTTCACCAACTTGTTGAGAATGCTGATGAATGTATGGTGCTTGACAATGAAGCTCTCTACGACATATGCTTCCGCACACTAAAGCTTGCTACCCCTACCT TTGGTGACCTCAATCATCTTATCTCTGCAACCATGAGTGGTGTTACATGCTGCTTGAGGTTCCCTGGTCAGCTCAACTCTGATCTGCGCAAGCTTGCTGTGAATCTCATCCCTTTCCCCCGTCTCCACTTCTTCATGGTTGGCTTTGCGCCATTGACTTCACGCGGATCACAGCAGTACCGTGCTCTCACCGTTCCTGAGCTGACACAGCAAATGTGGGATGCGAAGAACATGATGTGTGCTGCTGATCCCCGCCATGGCCGCTACCTCACAGCTTCTGCCATGTTCCGTGGGAAGATGAGCACCAAGGAGGTGGACGAGCAGATGCTCAATGTTCAGAACAAGAACTCCTCATACTTTGTCGAGTGGATTCCCAACAACGTCAAATCCAGTGTCTGTGACATTCCGCCCAGGGGGCTGAAGATGGCGGCGACCTTCGTCGGGAACTCCACCTCCATCCAAGAGATGTTCCGCCGGGTCAGCGAGCAGTTCACTGCCATGTTCAGGAGGAAGGCTTTCTTGCACTGGTACACAGGCGAGGGAATGGACGAGATGGAGTTCACCGAGGCAGAGAGCAACATGAACGATCTCGTCGCGGAGTACCAGCAGTACCAGGACGCAACAGCCGATGAAGAGTACGAAgacgaagaggaagaagaagctgaGGCCGAATAG
- the LOC127765591 gene encoding uncharacterized protein LOC127765591, whose amino-acid sequence MATMSRRALGSAFAGFTRTPAMTPTATLPSSCASPARLLRWRRSAGVGARRFASGRNARISMSLRAGIVGLPNVGKSTLFNAIVENGKAQAANFPFCTINPNVGVVAIPDARLHVLSKLSKSKETIPTSIELVDIAGLVKGASKGEGLGNQFLSNIREVDSILQVVRCFEDDDIVHVSGKVDPKSDIDVINLELIFSDLDQIEKRLDKLKKSKTKDQQVKVKEQAERTGLEKIQTVLMDGKPARSVDLADHEKEAIQHLCLLTMKPVIYVANVTESDLAEPGNNPHVKEVAKLATDLESGMVTISAQVEAELAELPLEERVEYLKSLGVTESGLGNLVKATYDLLGLRTYFTTGDKETKAWTILAGMTAPQAAGVIHSDFQKGFIRAETVSYDDFVAAGSLGVAREKGLLRLEGKDYIVQEGDVMLFRFNV is encoded by the exons ATGGCGACGATGTCTCGCCGCGCACTCGGCTCTGCGTTCGCGGGATTCACGCGGACACCAGCTATGACTCCGACGGCCACCTTGCCTTCCTCGTGCGCGTCCCCGGCGCGTCTCCTCCGGTGGCGCCGGAGCGCGGGTGTAGGCGCCCGGCGGTTCGCGTCCGGCCGCAACGCGCGGATTAGCATGAGCCTCCGCGCCGGCATCGTCGGCCTGCCCAACGTCGGCAAGTCCACACTCTTCAATGCCATT GTTGAAAATGGGAAGGCACAAGCTGCAAACTTTCCCTTCTGCACCATAAACCCCAACGTTGGTGTTGTGGCTATCCCAGATGCTCGCTTGCATGTGCTCTCAAAATTAAGCAAGTCTAAGGAGACAATCCCAACATCCATAGAGCTTGTGGATATTGCAGGTCTCGTCAAAGGAGCAAGCAAAGGAGAG GGACTAGGAAACCAATTTCTTTCGAACATCCGTGAGGTTGATTCCATCCTTCAG GTTGTGCGATGTTTTGAAGATGATGATATTGTTCATGTGAGTGGGAAAGTTGATCCCAAATCAGATATTGATGTAATTAATCTGGAGCTTATATTTTCTGATCTTGACCAG ATAGAGAAAAGACTGGATAAGCTTAAAAAGAGCAAAACTAAAGACCAGCAAGTAAAGGTCAAG GAACAAGCAGAGAGGACTGGATTGGAAAAAATTCAGACTGTACTTATGGATGGAAAACCTGCTAGATCTGTTGATTTGGCTGACCATGAGAAAGAAGCTATCCAACATCTTTGTCTACTAACTATGAAACCTGTCATTTATGTTGCCAACGTAACTGAATCTGATCTTGCTGAACCTGGTAACAACCCTCATGTCAAAGAGGTAGCCAAACTAGCAACAGACTTGGAATCTGGCATGGTTACAATATCAGCTCAG GTTGAGGCTGAACTTGCTGAACTGCCATTAGAAGAGAGAGTCGAATATCTAAAATCCCTTGGTGTTACTGAAAGTGGACTAGGAAATTTGGTAAAGGCAACATATGACCTTCTGGGATTGAGGACTTATTTCACAACTGGAGATAAG GAAACAAAAGCTTGGACTATTCTTGCAG GCATGACTGCACCTCAAGCAGCAGGAGTTATTCACAGTGACTTTCAGAAAGGCTTCATTAGAGCTGAAACT GTATCATATGATGATTTTGTCGCGGCGGGTTCTCTTGGAGTTGCAAGGGAGAAGGGATTG TTGAGGTTGGAAGGGAAGGATTACATCGTGCAGGAAGGCGATGTCATGCTTTTCCGGTTCAACGTTTGA
- the LOC127766230 gene encoding dihydroceramide fatty acyl 2-hydroxylase FAH2-like, translated as MVVQEFTVDLNKPLVFQVGHLEERYQEWVHQPIVSKEGPRFFGNDVLEFLTRTKWFAVPTIWLPVVCWLLVKSIRMGHTIQEVGLMALFGIFIWTLIEYTLHRFLFHIETKTYWANTAHYLLHGCHHKHPMDSLRLVFPPTATAILCVPFWKLVAFFATPTTTPALFGGGLLGYVMYDCTHYYLHHGQPSKEPAKNLKRYHLNHHFRIQNKGFGITSSLWDYVFGTLPPSKTTGKNN; from the exons ATGGTTGTCCAGGAGTTCACCGTTGATCTGAACAAGCCTCTCGTTTTCCAG GTTGGCCATCTTGAGGAACGTTATCAGGAATGGGTTCATCAACCTATCGTGAGCAAGGAAGGTCCACGCTTTTTCGGAAATGATGTCCTGGAG TTCTTGACGCGCACAAAGTGGTTTGCTGTGCCAACCATATGGCTGCCTGTCGTCTGCTGGTTGCTTGTGAAATCTATTCGGATGGGTCATACTATTCAGGAAGTAGGTCTAATGGCCCTATTTGGAATATTCATTTGGACATTGATCGAGTATACTTTGCACCGCTTCCTATTCCACATTGAGACCAAAACCTATTG GGCAAACACAGCACATTACCTTCTTCATGGATGCCACCATAAGCATCCTATGGACTCACTCAGGCTTGTATTCCCCCCTACTGCAACAGCAATTTTGTGTGTGCCG TTCTGGAAGCTGGTAGCGTTCTTCGCAACTCCAACTACCACTCCTGCGCTATTTGGTGGTGGCCTGTTGGGATATGTGATGTATGACTGCACTCACTATTACTTGCACCATGGACAACCATCCAAAGAGCCAGCGAAAAATCTCAAG CGGTATCACCTCAACCACCACTTCAGAATCCAAAACAAAGGCTTTGGCATCACCTCATCACTCTGGGATTACGTTTTCGGGACATTGCCTCCGTCGAAGACCACCGGAAAGAACAACTGA
- the LOC127766229 gene encoding alpha N-terminal protein methyltransferase 1: protein MDSRGFDSEGREFSSATEMWAHEIGAAADAPVSAAVAEPAPAPAAGSNGVAGEEEAGGGGKREEWYSKAIAYWQGVEASTEGVLGGYGCVNDVDVKGSDAFLRPLLAERFGAARRHLVALDCGSGIGRVTKNFLLRHFNEVDLVEPVSHFLEAARENLTECMEVGEDTHKAANFYCVPLQDFTPDEGRYDVIWIQWCIGQLPDDDFISFFNRAKIGLKPNGFFVLKENIARNGFVLDKEDNSITRSDAYFKELFKKCGLYIHSIKDQSDLPKELFAVKMYALVTEKPKIQKNGKRRRPKNSPRMIRS, encoded by the exons atGGACTCCCGCGGCTTCGATTCCGAAGGCCGGGAATTCTCCAGCGCCACCGAGATGTGGGCGCACGAAAtcggcgccgcggcggatgCCCCGGTCTCCGCCGCGGTAGCCGAACCCGCTCCGGCCCCCGCCGCCGGAAGCAAcggggtcgccggcgaggaggaggcaggcggcggcgggaagcggGAGGAGTGGTACTCCAAGGCAATCGCCTACTGGCAA GGCGTGGAGGCGTCGACCGAGGGTGTCCTTGGAGGGTACGGATGCGTGAACGACGTGGACGTCAAGGGCAGCGACGCGTTCCTCCGTCCTCTCCTCGCCGAGCGATTCGGCGCCGCGAGGCGCCATCTCGTCGCCCTCG ATTGTGGCTCGGGCATCGGGAGGGTTACAAAGAATTTTCTTCTTAGGCATTTCAACGAG GTTGATCTTGTTGAGCCAGTGTCCCATTTTCTAGAAGCGGCACGGGAAAATCTTACTGAATGTATGGAAGTAGGGGAAGATACACATAAGGCTGCTAATTTTTATTGTGTACCTCTTCAG GATTTCACTCCTGATGAAGGAAGATATGATGTAATATGGATCCAGTGGTGCATAGGGCAACTTCCTGATGATgactttatttcattttttaacCGTGCAAAG ATTGGGCTCAAACCCAATGGATTTTTTGTACTGAAGGAGAATATTGCAAGAAACG GATTTGTTTTGGACAAGGAGGATAACAGTATCACTAGATCTGATGCGTACTTCAAGGAGCTATTTAAAAAATGTGGTTTATATATCCATAGCATTAAG GACCAGAGCGACCTTCCAAAGGAATTATTTGCTGTTAAAATGTATGCATTGGTGACTGAAAAGccgaaaattcaaaaaaatggGAAGAGAAGGCGCCCTAAAAATTCACCCCGTATGATCCGCTCTTAA